The stretch of DNA ATAAGTACAGCTCGTAAAAGAAAGTTCTGCTTTGTATAACGGTCATATGCCTGAACTCCGTTATACCACAAATCTTTCAATTCTTCTATCAAAGGTTGAAGAAAGATATCAAGACTTCTCTTAGGATGATTTGGACCAGGAACTAGAActgataaaaacataaattcttgtttCATGCACAATTCAGGTGACAGATTAGACGGAGTTAAAATTACCGGCCATAGTGAATAATTATGTCCTGACATACCAAATGGATTGAAACCATCTGTACATAACCCAAGGTATATATTTCTTGGTTCAGATGCAAAATCAGGATATACCTTGTTAAAATGTTTCCATGCTTCTCCATCCGATGGATGAGACATTTCTCCGGTCTTCACAAAGTGTTCTGCGTGCCATCTCATATCTTTTGCTGTATTATCAGATTGATACAATCTCTTTAATCTATCGGCTACTGGCAAATAAAACATCTGGCTATATGCAACTTTTTTCTGCTCAGGCTTTTGAGTAGGATGAAATCTATCTTTGCCACAAAATTGACAGTTCTCTTTCGACGCAgcatctttccaaaaaatcatgcaaTTATCTCGACAAACATCAATTTTCTGATAAGGTAAACCCAAAGATCGCATAAGCTTCTTTATATCATAGTAGGAATTCATTGAGTTGTTACCTTCTGGCAAATATTCTTTCACCATTTTAGAAATTGTGTCCATACAGTTTTGAGGCAAATTATAATATGTCTTCAAACTCATGAGTCGAACTGCTAGAGATAGTTGCGAAAGACCTTCTTTACAACCATCATAAATTGGATTTTTTGCAGCgtccaaaatatcataaaacatTTTTGCTTCAGCATTAGGCTCTTCTTCCATGTTTTGATCAAATCTTGACTCTGGATTATCAAATGCATCTGAAACCATTGTCACATAAGGATCTACTGGTTCTGTGTGAGACTCAGACCCAGAGGCATCTTCGGTAGAAGAATGAATATCAGCAGTGTTGTAATTTTCTCCATGAGAAATCCAAACCCAATAGTTAAGCATAAATCCTCtgatatataaatgatttgtcACGGTCTGCTCATCCCACATTTTTCCGTTCTCACACTTGAAGCAAGGACAATGGAGTATGCCTTTCTCGAGAAATAAAGGTTGACTCTTAgcaaatcttataaaatttgCTAATCCTTGGCAATATTCTCTTGAAACATCATTAATTGTGTGATCAATTCTTTCGTACATCCAACGTCTTGTTACTGGAATGTCGTTGTTTGACGACATTAAATAgacctaaaatattaaaaatcaatttcaaaaaCTTAATAACTTAAAGAGAATTAAATAGAATTATTAGTAGTATAAACCCAAGAGAACTAGAAAAGCATTCACGAAATATTACACACAAATACGTAACCTTTGTATTCTTTTGGACTTATTGTTTTCGCCGAATAGAATTGTCCAATAGACAGTTGTAATACTGCTCGATCGATTGTTGTTgtaactaaacaaaaacaaaaacaaaaacaaaaaagaaattagtatCTACGTATGATGTATGCACTTAATTGTTGTATCTCATATGTTCTCTCATTGATTAAACGTAGATACTAATTTCTTAAACACATGTCTAGAAGAAAACtaagttaattatatatatggactAATATGAAGAAAACGTATTATATAGACATGTGTCTATGAAGAAAACGTAGATCATACAGagctttattatatatatgaccgTATGATCTTAAACACATGTCTAGAAGANNNNNNNNNNNNNNNNNNNNNNNNNNNNNNNNNNNNNNNNNNNNNNNNNNNNNNNNNNNNNNNNNNNNNNNNNNNNNNNNNNNNNNNNNNNNNNNNNNNNNNNNNNNNNNNNNNNNNNNNNNNNNNNNNNNNNNNNNNNNNNNNNNNNNNNNNNNNNNNNNNNNNNNNNNNNNNNNNNNNNNNNNNNNNNNNNNNNNNNNNNNNNNNNNNNNNNNNNNNNNNNNNNNNNNNNNNNNNNNNNNNNNNNNNNNNNNNNNNNNNNNNNNNNNNNNNNNNNNNNNNNNNNNNNNNNNNNNNNNNNNNNNNNNNNNNNNNNNNNNNNNNNNNNNNNNNNNNNNNNNNNNNNNNNNNNNNNNNNNNNNNNNNNNNNNNNNNNNNNNNNNNNNNNNNNNNNNNNNNNNNNNNNNNNNNNNNNNNNNNNNNNNNNNNNNNNNNNNNNNNNNNNNNNNNNNNNNNNNNNNNNNNNNNNNNNNNNNNNNNNNNNNNNNNNNNNNNNNNNNNNNNNNNNNNNNNNNNNNNNNNNNNNNNNNNNNNNNNNNNNNNNNNNNNNNNNNNNNNNNNNNNNNNNNNNNNNNNNNNNNNNNNNNNNNNNNNNNNNNNNNNNNNNNNNNNNNNNNNNNNNNNNNNNNNNNNNNNNNNNNNNNNNNNNNNNNNNNNNNNNNNNNNNNNNNNNNNNNNNNNNNNNNNNNNNNNNNNNNNNNNNNNNNNNNNNNNNNNNNNNNNNNNNNNNNNNNNNNNNNNNNNNNNNNNNNNNNNNNNNNNNNNNNNNNNNNNNNNNNNNNNNNNNNNNNNNNNNNNNNNNNNNNNNNNNNNNNNNNNNNNNNNNNNNNNNNNNNNNNNNNNNNNNNNNNNNNNNNNNNNNNNNNNNNNNNNNNNNNNNNNNNNNNNNNNNNNNNNNNNNNNNNNNNNNNNNNNNNNNNNNNNNNNNNNNNNNNNNNNNNNNNNNNNNNNNNNNNNNNNNNNNNNNNNNNNNNNNNNNNNNNNNNNNNNNNNNNNNNNNNNNNNNNNNNNNNNNNNNNNNNNNNNNNNNNNNNNNNNNNNNNNNNNNNNNNNNNNNNNNNNNNNNNNNNNNNNNNNNNNNNNNNNNNNNNNNNNNNNNNNNNNNNNNNNNNNNNNNNNNNNNNNNNNNNNNNNNNNNNNNNNNNNNNNNNNNNNNNNNNNNNNNNNNNNNNNNNNNNNNNNNNNNNNNNNNNNNNNNNNNNNNNNNNNNNNNNNNNNNNNNNNNNNNNNNNNNNNNNNNNNNNNNNNNNNNNNNNNNNNNNNNNNNNNNNNNNNNNNNNNNNNNNNNNNNNNNNNNNNNNNNNNNNNNNNNNNNNNNNNNNNNNNNNNNNNNNNNNNNNNNNNNNNNNNNNNNNNNNNNNNNNNNNNNNNNNNNNNNNNNNNNNNNNNNNNNNNNNNNNNNNNNNNNNNNNNNNNNNNNNNNNNTTTAATAATTTTCATCATACGATCCTTTTTGAAGATTGTGATGTATCAATAATTTCTCAATATCGGATCTAACTAACCAGGAAGCTAAAGACATTCGATGATTTTACCGAACAAgtgaaacagaaacaagaagCTAAACGAGCTGCCAAAGCAGAGATCTATTCAAggtagtaataataataacaatacaTTACATTAAGATTTTCTAATTCACAAATCTTGAATATACAAGTTGTGGTAGTACTATAGTATACCAATAGTTTATCTTAATGGCACGTTTTGTGTTGCTTCAGGAAACCACATTTGATCCCATCATGGCCAGAACGCGTGGATGGAAAACGACTGATTCCAAATCAGGTTAGAATGTTCAAAAGCACACAACAAACGTAATTTTGTTACTCTAGCCTACCACCATAGTTTAACTTTccttaccattttttttttttaaatctccaCCAAAACCAAGATCCCTAGCAGCAGAGGATTAACCCGGCAACGCAACAAGTACCTTTAAACTCCCAGAACGAAGTACCGGGTAAACAATCTTGGATTGCCAGTTTCTGCAACATTCGTTTCTTTATGACCTATTTCCTTGCCTCAAACTCAGATGTTTTGGGATCTTGAAACAAGCACATGAAAAAAGTCATTAGACATAGAGGACAGGTCAGAGGTATCAGGACACAAACGGGTCCATATGCAGGAGAAACTCGCGGTATCAATCCCAACACAAGCCGGAGCATCCGAATCAAGAACTAACCTCGTACTTTTCATTTTTGGATCTCGTAATTTTCGTATTTACAAATCATTGTCTTGCAGTATTTGATGGTGTTTGTATAACTCGAAATTAAACAGAAATCAGTTTCCAAGTAGTTTCCCTAACATCTTTTATTCTTGCGATAGTCTCtgaatatattttacttttaattgcTCTGTATGTTCTTCGTAACTCAACATGCGTAAGTTAGACACAaggataaatatattttataaaaccttCAAGAGAGAATTACTCATGGTAACCTACTTTTTTAATGATTAGTCAGGctaaccttttttatttttattgttagaCTAACTCACTTTTTGtgtaataattttgataataccaaaaatatcctttgccttttttttcttcaaatgacaaatatatatggtttataaaattattaaaattaaattccaagatctaaatatttatagaaatatattaattgtttaaaaccTAATATAATAGAATTAACGTTGTATCGAATTTTTTCATCCTCCACAATATAAAATCTCttacatctttttctttttgattagttttagttGTTCAAGTTTATTGAATTTCTGGGCTGAATTATGGTTAATTCTGAACCCCTATCCTTCGATTGTGTTTCTAGAATTCTCTGTTCTTATTTAGATTAAAACtactattaatatattttaattatgtttcattaataatttttaaaaataccactGAAAGGTAAAAGAGAGGTGGATACAATGactgttaagaaatttttatgaaactaCTACCATAAAAGTCTGCTAAAATTAATATTAGAGTTCTGCTACAATACACCAGACTTAACCAAAGTCTATAGAACTATGCAGATTAGTTATGTGTCtgtttaatatattgttaacgTCTATAAAAAATGCGAAGACTTTACCGAAGTCTATGAATCTCCGTGAACTAACTATAAatctgcttaatatatttttgaagtctaccaaaaatacaaagacttaacaaaagtcTAGATAActccgcagactaactataagtctgcttaatatattttaatatattttaaagactTAACTAAAGTCTATAGAACTCCGCAGACTATCTATAAGTCTGCTTAATATAATTTGAAGTCTACCGAAAATACAAAGATTTAAGCAAAAGTCTATAGAAC from Camelina sativa cultivar DH55 chromosome 9, Cs, whole genome shotgun sequence encodes:
- the LOC104715082 gene encoding LOW QUALITY PROTEIN: something about silencing protein 10 (The sequence of the model RefSeq protein was modified relative to this genomic sequence to represent the inferred CDS: substituted 1 base at 1 genomic stop codon), with amino-acid sequence MFNWVVAAIAYGPGVVMGYIFTSHNHEWFTLKEEKKKKGEKSKHQQVDMQTEEMLRLRAALEGKLGSNESLIVHISTARKRKKLKTFDDFTEQVKQKQEAKRAAKAEIYSRKPHLIPSWPERVDGKRLIPNQIPSSRGLTRQRNKYLXTPRTKYRDKHMKKVIRHRGQVRGIRTQTGPYAGETRGINPNTSRSIRIKN